From the Diachasmimorpha longicaudata isolate KC_UGA_2023 chromosome 15, iyDiaLong2, whole genome shotgun sequence genome, the window ccaaataaataaatggaattcTTTGAACTCTCAAATGCTCACCTGTGGCCCATGTTCAATGGTAAGATCAAAAGGATCTCCAACGGTCCTCTTCTGTGTCCTCTTGACACTCTTCTCCACAAACTCATCATAGATATCATCCTCGACAAAAGTCCTGGAGCCAGCGCAGCAGCACTGGCCCATATTGAAAAATAGTCCAAAATGTGCGGTCTCAACAGCATGATCCAGATTGGCATCCTTGAAGATGATGTTGGGTGACTTTCCCCCTAGTTCCAAACTAGTTCTCTTCAGATTACTCATGGCAGCTCCTTGTTTAACAAGTTTTCCCACCTCAGTCGACCCCGTGAAGGCGACCTTATCCACGTCATTATGAGCGACAATAGCAGCCCCAGCGCGTCCAAACCCAGGTACCACGTTGACAACACCCGGAGGAAAACCAGCTTCCTTAGTCAATTGTGCTATGTACAGAGCAGTCAGTGGTGTCTGCTCTGCAGGCTTCAAGACAACGGTGTTGCCCGTGGCCAGGGCTGGTGCAATCTTCCAGGCCATCATCAGCATGGGAAAATTCCAAGGGATGATCTGGCCACAGACTCCAACAGGTTCGTGCCTGGTGTACGCCATGAAATTCCCATCCATGGGAATGACCTTCCCATGATTCTTGTCAGCCCAGCCAGCGAAGTACCTCAGAACCGATGCACTGGCGGCCACGTCGAAGCCATAAGCAGTGGCATACGGCTTGCCGTTGTCCAAGGTCTCCAGTGACGCCAGATACGTTCGATCTCGTTGCATGAGGTCAGCCAGTTTGTTCAGGAGGACCCCCCGGTGAGAGGCATCCATCCTTCTCCATGTTGAACCGAGACGAAATGCCTTCTTGGCTGCTGCAACAGCTGCATCCACGTCGGCTGCATCGCCTTCCTGAACCTCGGCGATTACCTCCCCGGTGGAGGGATTCTTCGTTTCGAAGGTCTTGCCAGACTCTGATTTTCGCCATTCGTTGTTGATGAATACCTGTCACAATTTTTGGGGATATTGAGGAGTTCCGGGGGTTCGTGTGACGAATTGGAATGTTTGAAGACGAGAGCCAGTGtcgagtgatattttttaaattatcaatttataaattttttgattgaacATTGTAAAGGcctttgataatttattctgtGTCCTCTGAATATCATTGTCTCTGGGCTGATAATGTCTAGTCAGCTGTCCATGCAATATATTTATGACAATATTTTAGTATTTGTTTACTGATAAGTAGTTCAGACCCCGCAAGGTACGATTATAAAACAAGAGCCGAtaaatattgtaatttttaaacaattcatAGGGAGATATTATCTCAGTTTATCACTTCGTTACTAATTCCTTTGtcctaattacaaaaattagcATAATCATGTGAGCCCACTCATAACAACAACAAAACAACAGAAAGACaagcaaataaaataaataaatatcttaaaattcCGCATCTCATGAATGGCGAATAAATGGTCTGACATAACCCCCATTTCTGCGAATAGCAAGGGAAGAGTCTAGATAACATTATTTCTGGTTTTGCAATATCACTGGACTGGCACGTGACGCTTTAAGAAAACGAAGGATCTTACCCCACAGTACATTATCGAGGGGTTGATTTCAGGAGCCGGGAGGGCAGCTGACGAGTAGGCCCTTAGGGGTTGGACTTTCCTCAGGAGACGTAGCATGATTCCTCAACTTGTTCGATGATTCGGGAACTGAATACTCAATTTCTTACCTTCGAGGGTCGCAGACCGATATGGACTGATAAAAACAACGAATGTATCGGAATGTTTGGCTCCCGGTGCAGCTACATCCTCGTCTCCCACCACTCCCCGGGTGGTTTTTGTATGTGGTGTGACATGCGCCGTGAGTTCTAAACCTGCGTGATAAACTGTCGACACAGCAGGCAATTTCACACGATGACTAGTTAGCATATTTGCTTATTAATGATAGGGTATTGGAATGTTACATAAAACAGTCGACAGGTTCTCGATGATGATTTTCTTGTAATTAAGTTTGTTAAACCAAGCAAATGACAAAAATTACAATGAGACTTAAATAAGTAACATGTTAGATTGTATTTGTAGCGTATTTTGCTGTTGTTTTGCCACTCAAagtgttttttcaattgatcctCGTCAATCTGTGGATTTTACCCTCAGAATATAAAAAGTGATTCGCGAATGTTGAGGTTAAACGATAAACCTCAGAAAATGAAACCGCCTGTTAGCATTTTTCGGATGGTAATTGACCTTCAGCTCCACAAATTTCTTACTCCTCATCTGATAGATGTGAGACATCACAGGATGAACAGCATGAcagcataaaaaatttaaaacgaaTTAAGATGTCAAATAGTGATGAGAAATGATGAAGACCCAAATTCTGAAATTCAGTTGCATTTTTCGTTCAACAATTTGCGGGCCTTGGCCCCACCAAGTTTTTTGATCCTCGCCTGGTGCATGTGAGACATCAATGTATAAATAGCAGGACCACAAAGCAGCAACAAATAAATCCTCAGCAACGTTGGAAAGTGAAAAGCAAAGTTCCATTCATTCGGCAACGAAACCGTAAATTTCTCAGTCTCTTCGAAGTAGGGGATGTTCCTCAAGATAATGATTCCCTCGCACATGAACCCGAGCGGATACAGGGGTATCCAGATGGTGTACCTGAACCAGGTGAGCAACCCGATTTCCACGTCCAAGACCTGGGTGATGTAGTAAGGATAACGAAATACTTCGATCAAGCTCCAGACAAAGAAGAGGTAGAAGATGACTGGTTTCGTCTGCATGCGGGGCTCAGCCTCAATCATCAGGAAGAGAACAAAGGCACGACCTCCAACTTGTACGAATGTCAGCATGAAATTGC encodes:
- the Aldh gene encoding aldehyde dehydrogenase, mitochondrial, which gives rise to MLRLLRKVQPLRAYSSAALPAPEINPSIMYCGVFINNEWRKSESGKTFETKNPSTGEVIAEVQEGDAADVDAAVAAAKKAFRLGSTWRRMDASHRGVLLNKLADLMQRDRTYLASLETLDNGKPYATAYGFDVAASASVLRYFAGWADKNHGKVIPMDGNFMAYTRHEPVGVCGQIIPWNFPMLMMAWKIAPALATGNTVVLKPAEQTPLTALYIAQLTKEAGFPPGVVNVVPGFGRAGAAIVAHNDVDKVAFTGSTEVGKLVKQGAAMSNLKRTSLELGGKSPNIIFKDANLDHAVETAHFGLFFNMGQCCCAGSRTFVEDDIYDEFVEKSVKRTQKRTVGDPFDLTIEHGPQIDEDQMIKILSLIESGKSQGAKLETGGTRVGDKGYFVAPTVFADVQDDMTIAREEIFGPVQQILKFSEIDEVIHRANKTDYGLAAAVFTKDIDKANHLIQGLRAGTVWVNTYNTLSSQMPFGGYKMSGQGRECGEYGLEAYTEVKSVIMKVHEKNS